In one window of Armatimonadota bacterium DNA:
- a CDS encoding penicillin acylase family protein, which translates to MTTVRAVFVVVCVSALLTATSALGAEDEKAKFSTEAVTVDGHEVTIVRDSYGVPHVFADADEALYYGNGYAVAQDRLLQLEKYRRTATGNMAELMGEKFVESDRQTRLLGYTTDELQRQVDNLSPLYKLQVEAYTRGVNAWFDKVRAEGRVPKEFTEAGVELEPWRTTDTAAIGAWMARRFGGGGAEELKNLRLLGVLRERFGDDALKVFDDVLWLNDPGAPTTVWRGEGNPSPATKRHDGGVNLAWLPGNASDLAARRAVAEAELSPPMRERLAAAGIPTKWGSNAWVISAGMSASGNPLLYGGPQMGFSTPQIAHEVHLVGPEVNVIGMGFAGVPGVLIGHNEHLAWTTTSAVGDYSDVFAEKLNPDNKYQYMHNGEYTDMEKRVETIRVAGGDPVEMEIYRTVHGPVLEWDEEAGIAYAVAANFWMREVKTLEATGGFNRADNIEEFAQRAEHVTTSHNWFCATQDGDIGFWFTGKLPVRSPEVDRRLPTPGTGEYDWKGDVPFSEMPQVINPEHGYLVNWNNKPAPWLDNGDECTWGPFWPISEIGAEIEEMAPLSIAETAQLGLHAGTRTLIGAPFLPMILGAAERTDADKDPRLHEALEYLRAWNLFQWQGDVATTILETWMGLAAVTVLVDDFGPLMPTTMALDGEGGGGGGPQINLLAAVSLLVRTLQGEQATLPLKYDYLGGKDRDEVIVGALRSAVNVLEATRGKQMGKWSREPQWIELDPLPAIPNVSRGTYIQVVEAARPDINGMNILPPGQSEGPDSPHYSDQRELAGYWLFKPMLYKREDLLP; encoded by the coding sequence TTGACAACGGTTCGTGCAGTATTCGTGGTCGTATGTGTTTCCGCACTGTTGACAGCGACGAGCGCGCTCGGCGCCGAGGATGAGAAGGCCAAGTTCAGCACGGAGGCCGTGACCGTTGACGGGCACGAGGTGACGATCGTCCGCGACAGCTACGGCGTCCCTCACGTGTTCGCGGACGCCGACGAGGCACTGTACTACGGCAACGGCTACGCGGTGGCGCAAGACCGCCTGCTACAACTCGAGAAGTACCGGCGCACCGCGACCGGGAACATGGCCGAGCTGATGGGCGAGAAGTTCGTCGAGAGCGACCGCCAGACGCGGCTTCTGGGGTACACGACGGACGAGCTTCAGCGACAAGTTGATAACCTCTCGCCTCTCTACAAGCTGCAGGTCGAGGCGTACACGCGCGGCGTCAACGCGTGGTTCGACAAGGTGCGCGCGGAGGGCCGCGTGCCGAAGGAATTCACGGAGGCAGGCGTGGAACTCGAGCCGTGGCGCACGACGGATACGGCGGCGATCGGGGCGTGGATGGCGCGGCGGTTCGGCGGCGGCGGGGCCGAGGAGTTGAAGAACCTGCGGCTGCTGGGAGTGCTGCGCGAGCGCTTCGGGGACGACGCGCTCAAGGTTTTCGACGACGTGCTGTGGCTCAACGATCCCGGCGCTCCGACGACCGTCTGGCGGGGCGAGGGCAACCCCAGCCCGGCGACAAAGCGGCACGACGGGGGCGTGAATCTGGCCTGGCTGCCGGGGAATGCGAGCGACCTGGCTGCGCGCCGCGCTGTGGCGGAGGCGGAACTGAGCCCCCCGATGCGCGAGCGCCTTGCCGCCGCCGGCATCCCGACCAAGTGGGGCAGCAACGCGTGGGTCATTTCGGCCGGCATGTCGGCGAGCGGGAATCCCCTGCTCTACGGCGGGCCGCAGATGGGGTTCTCGACGCCGCAGATCGCGCACGAGGTGCACTTGGTCGGCCCCGAGGTCAACGTCATCGGCATGGGTTTTGCCGGCGTGCCGGGAGTCCTGATCGGCCATAACGAACACCTGGCGTGGACGACGACTTCCGCCGTCGGCGACTACTCCGACGTGTTCGCCGAGAAGCTCAATCCCGACAACAAGTATCAATACATGCACAACGGCGAGTACACGGACATGGAGAAGCGGGTCGAGACGATCCGCGTGGCGGGGGGCGACCCGGTGGAGATGGAGATCTACCGGACGGTTCACGGGCCGGTGCTCGAATGGGATGAGGAAGCCGGCATCGCATACGCGGTCGCGGCCAACTTCTGGATGCGCGAGGTGAAGACGCTGGAGGCGACGGGCGGGTTCAACCGCGCGGACAACATCGAGGAGTTCGCACAACGCGCCGAGCACGTGACGACTTCTCACAACTGGTTCTGCGCGACGCAGGACGGCGACATCGGCTTCTGGTTCACGGGCAAGCTGCCGGTGCGCTCGCCCGAGGTTGACCGGCGCCTGCCGACGCCCGGCACCGGGGAGTACGACTGGAAGGGCGACGTCCCGTTTTCCGAGATGCCGCAGGTGATCAATCCCGAGCACGGCTATCTCGTGAACTGGAACAACAAGCCGGCGCCGTGGTTGGACAACGGCGACGAATGCACGTGGGGGCCGTTCTGGCCGATCAGCGAGATCGGCGCCGAGATCGAAGAGATGGCGCCGCTGAGCATCGCCGAGACGGCTCAGCTCGGGCTGCACGCGGGGACTCGGACGCTGATCGGGGCGCCGTTCCTGCCGATGATCCTTGGAGCGGCGGAACGCACGGATGCCGACAAGGACCCGCGCCTGCACGAGGCGCTCGAGTACCTGCGCGCGTGGAATCTCTTCCAGTGGCAGGGCGATGTGGCGACGACGATTCTCGAGACGTGGATGGGGCTCGCCGCGGTAACTGTACTCGTGGACGATTTCGGCCCATTGATGCCGACGACCATGGCGCTCGATGGCGAAGGGGGCGGGGGCGGCGGGCCGCAGATCAACCTGCTGGCCGCGGTATCGCTGCTGGTGCGCACGCTGCAGGGAGAACAGGCGACTCTGCCGCTCAAGTATGACTACCTCGGCGGCAAGGATCGAGACGAGGTGATCGTCGGCGCGCTGAGGTCGGCGGTGAACGTGCTCGAGGCCACCCGCGGGAAGCAAATGGGCAAGTGGAGCCGCGAGCCGCAGTGGATCGAGTTGGATCCGCTGCCTGCGATCCCCAACGTGTCGCGCGGCACCTACATCCAGGTCGTGGAGGCGGCGCGCCCGGACATCAACGGCATGAACATCCTGCCGCCCGGCCAAAGCGAGGGCCCGGACTCGCCGCACTACAGTGACCAGCGCGAGTTAGCAGGGTACTGGCTCTTCAAGCCGATGCTGTACAAGCGGGAAGACCTGTTGCCGTAG
- a CDS encoding zinc-dependent alcohol dehydrogenase family protein, translating to MAQTKRDDMQAAVFLAPGRWELQTRARPEPGPGEALIRVAACGLCGTDLHIYHGRFPAEFPVIPGHEFSGEVLAVGRGVEHVAAGDRVSVDPVIPDGICDPCRRNLRHLCVNLRAPGIDLDGGFATQCVLPGTQLLAIPDDLSYEDAALLEPLACVLHGLDLVDIRPGDRAAIIGAGWIGLLMLQCVRLRGAAHITVSEPVAFKRERAQALGADVVVNPRESSIAEAVAESSAGGVDIAIECVGSANTAREATELVREGGTVLFFGVAPPDAEIVVKPYDIYRRELKVVGSFSTPHKHSQALRLAAGSRIELASLVTHRFGVGELDAAMSCLESGEAIKALIIP from the coding sequence GTGGCACAGACGAAGCGGGACGACATGCAGGCAGCTGTGTTTCTCGCGCCGGGCCGCTGGGAATTGCAGACGCGGGCGCGCCCTGAGCCCGGCCCCGGTGAGGCGCTGATACGCGTGGCGGCATGCGGCCTCTGCGGCACGGACCTGCACATCTATCACGGCCGCTTTCCGGCGGAGTTTCCGGTCATCCCCGGCCACGAGTTCTCGGGCGAGGTGCTGGCAGTCGGGCGGGGCGTCGAGCACGTCGCCGCTGGCGATCGGGTCTCGGTTGACCCGGTGATCCCCGACGGCATTTGCGATCCGTGCCGGCGCAACCTGCGCCATCTCTGCGTCAACCTGCGCGCGCCGGGGATTGACCTCGACGGCGGTTTCGCCACGCAGTGCGTTCTGCCCGGCACGCAACTCCTCGCCATCCCCGATGACCTGAGCTACGAGGACGCGGCGCTGCTGGAGCCGCTGGCGTGCGTTCTGCACGGGCTCGACCTCGTTGATATCCGTCCGGGCGACCGGGCGGCGATCATCGGCGCGGGATGGATCGGCCTTCTCATGCTCCAATGCGTGCGCCTGCGGGGCGCGGCGCACATAACCGTCTCCGAGCCGGTGGCGTTCAAGCGGGAACGAGCGCAGGCGCTGGGCGCCGACGTGGTCGTGAACCCGCGGGAAAGCTCGATCGCCGAGGCCGTGGCGGAAAGCTCCGCGGGCGGCGTGGACATTGCCATCGAGTGCGTCGGGTCCGCGAACACGGCGCGCGAGGCGACCGAGCTGGTGCGAGAGGGCGGCACCGTGCTGTTCTTTGGCGTCGCCCCGCCCGATGCCGAGATCGTCGTCAAACCCTATGACATCTATCGCCGCGAGCTGAAGGTCGTCGGCTCCTTCAGCACGCCGCACAAGCATTCTCAGGCGCTGCGGCTCGCGGCCGGCAGCAGGATCGAACTGGCGTCTCTGGTGACGCACCGCTTCGGCGTGGGCGAGCTTGACGCAGCCATGAGCTGCCTGGAGAGCGGCGAGGCCATCAAGGCTCTCATCATACCATAG
- a CDS encoding 50S ribosomal protein L25 yields the protein MEQRELTVETRAGSGTSAARRLRRQGLVPAVLYGRGMEPVPLSVNASLLRELVHAGGHNVVVRLNIKDGNAEPPTVMLKEIQRHPLSGIVLNVDFQKISLTEQITAEVPIILIGEAPGVKQGGVLDHVLREVEVECLPTDIPHSIELNVSQLDIGHALHVSDLAAPPGVTITAEPTEVVVAVTRVFEEVAAPAPEEAAEVEEGAEPAEEGAEPTEAEEEGEAAEETQES from the coding sequence ATGGAACAGCGAGAACTCACGGTTGAAACGCGCGCCGGATCGGGTACCAGCGCGGCGCGGCGGCTGCGCCGCCAGGGCCTGGTGCCCGCGGTGCTATACGGGCGAGGGATGGAGCCGGTGCCGCTCTCGGTCAACGCGAGCCTACTGCGAGAGCTGGTGCACGCCGGCGGGCACAATGTGGTCGTGCGTCTCAACATAAAGGACGGCAACGCGGAGCCGCCCACGGTGATGCTCAAGGAAATCCAAAGGCATCCGCTGAGCGGCATCGTGCTCAACGTGGACTTCCAGAAGATATCGCTGACGGAGCAGATCACCGCGGAGGTGCCGATCATCCTGATCGGCGAAGCGCCCGGCGTGAAGCAGGGCGGCGTGCTCGATCACGTTCTGCGCGAGGTCGAAGTGGAGTGCCTGCCGACGGACATCCCGCACAGCATCGAGCTCAACGTATCACAACTCGATATCGGTCATGCACTCCACGTGAGCGATCTCGCGGCGCCCCCGGGTGTTACCATCACCGCAGAGCCGACGGAGGTCGTGGTCGCGGTGACGCGCGTGTTCGAGGAGGTCGCAGCGCCCGCGCCTGAGGAAGCCGCAGAGGTCGAGGAGGGGGCGGAGCCTGCGGAAGAAGGGGCCGAGCCGACTGAGGCTGAAGAAGAAGGCGAGGCAGCCGAGGAGACGCAGGAGTCCTGA
- a CDS encoding ribose-phosphate pyrophosphokinase: protein MRILTGNANCELAADIAAHLGIPLSDVEVGRFSDGEIRVKINESMRGADVFVVQPTCPPSSENIMELLIIIDALKRASPRRIVAVIPYYGYARQEKKASGREPITARLMADLLTVAGANRILALDMHVPSIQGFFNLPVDHLNAGPLLAEYWAAHGFADANTVVVSPDVGGVGTARAVADHLQASLAIIAKRRPQPNQAEAMEVIGDLNGKRAIFFDDMIDTARSLVHGAKAVAERGAAEIYACATHGIFSEDAISRIGGSLIRQVVVTDTIPLPAERRIDKIHVLSVAPLLAEAIRRVHEDASVSSLFDRLWIEDKR, encoded by the coding sequence ATGCGAATCCTGACTGGCAACGCGAACTGCGAACTCGCTGCCGATATCGCCGCGCACCTGGGCATCCCGCTGAGCGACGTGGAGGTGGGCCGCTTCAGCGATGGCGAGATCCGGGTCAAGATCAACGAGAGCATGCGCGGGGCGGACGTCTTCGTCGTGCAGCCGACGTGCCCGCCGAGCAGCGAGAACATCATGGAACTCCTGATCATCATTGACGCGCTCAAGCGCGCGTCGCCCCGGCGCATCGTCGCGGTCATCCCGTACTACGGCTATGCGCGCCAGGAGAAGAAGGCTTCGGGGCGAGAGCCGATCACGGCGCGGCTGATGGCGGATCTGCTCACCGTCGCCGGGGCCAATCGCATCCTCGCGCTCGACATGCACGTGCCGTCGATCCAGGGGTTCTTCAATCTGCCGGTGGATCATCTGAACGCGGGCCCGTTGCTCGCCGAATACTGGGCGGCGCACGGGTTTGCCGACGCGAATACCGTCGTCGTGTCGCCGGATGTGGGCGGCGTAGGCACCGCGCGCGCGGTGGCGGATCACCTGCAGGCGAGCCTCGCCATCATCGCCAAGCGACGGCCGCAACCGAACCAGGCCGAGGCGATGGAGGTCATCGGGGATCTCAACGGCAAGCGAGCCATTTTCTTCGACGATATGATAGACACCGCGCGGTCGCTGGTGCACGGCGCAAAGGCGGTCGCCGAGCGCGGGGCGGCGGAGATATACGCGTGCGCGACCCACGGCATATTTTCCGAGGACGCGATATCGCGTATTGGCGGCTCTCTGATCCGCCAAGTAGTGGTGACCGATACGATCCCGCTGCCGGCGGAGCGGCGCATTGACAAGATCCACGTGCTGTCGGTGGCTCCCCTGCTGGCGGAGGCGATTCGCCGGGTGCACGAGGATGCGTCGGTCAGTTCCTTGTTCGATCGTCTGTGGATTGAGGACAAGCGGTAA
- a CDS encoding NTP transferase domain-containing protein, producing MSSKNIAAAILAAGLGKRMGSEMPKALVRLGGHPIAQHVLDAVLATGIDNIVVVVGRQGDLVRQALGNGVRYAVQACQRGTGDALMCSREALADFSGYLITLYCDVPFVPPDLLRRLVEECAARDAAAAMVTVELDDPGAYGRIIRDESDAVLGIKEAAGASPEELRIREVNAGIYCFRAPLIFDIAAEIKPDPVKGELYLTDAIGLLAAKGYTIAVAKVNDPAVVMGINTPAELAEAARTLRRMRS from the coding sequence ATGTCAAGCAAGAACATCGCAGCAGCGATCCTGGCCGCCGGCCTGGGTAAGCGTATGGGCAGCGAGATGCCGAAGGCCCTGGTACGCCTGGGAGGGCACCCGATCGCGCAGCACGTGCTGGACGCGGTGTTGGCGACCGGGATTGACAATATCGTTGTGGTCGTGGGGCGGCAGGGCGATCTCGTTCGTCAGGCGCTGGGCAACGGGGTGCGGTACGCGGTGCAGGCGTGTCAACGCGGCACGGGGGACGCGCTGATGTGCTCTCGGGAAGCGCTCGCAGATTTCAGCGGGTATCTGATTACGCTGTATTGCGACGTGCCGTTCGTGCCGCCGGATCTGCTGCGGCGGCTGGTGGAGGAATGCGCGGCGCGGGATGCGGCGGCGGCGATGGTGACGGTGGAACTCGATGACCCCGGCGCTTACGGGCGGATTATCCGCGACGAGAGCGACGCGGTTCTCGGCATCAAGGAGGCCGCCGGGGCGAGCCCTGAAGAGCTGAGGATCAGGGAGGTCAATGCGGGCATTTACTGCTTCCGCGCGCCGCTGATCTTCGACATCGCGGCCGAGATCAAGCCCGACCCGGTCAAAGGCGAACTGTACCTGACCGATGCGATCGGCCTGCTGGCGGCCAAGGGCTACACGATCGCGGTGGCTAAGGTGAACGACCCCGCGGTGGTGATGGGGATCAACACGCCGGCCGAGCTGGCGGAGGCGGCGCGCACCTTGCGCCGGATGCGTTCGTAG
- the hflX gene encoding GTPase HflX produces the protein MRAQRLPEAARPEPQRAMLAALEMPGRDWEESLAELALLAESAGAEVVGAITQRRDTPDPATFLGKGKAEEVRDEAAGERADIVVVDDELRPVQQRNLEQIIRLPVLDRTAIILDIFARRARSNEGKIQVELAQYTYLLPRLTGRGTMLSRLGGGRGVASGAGAGIGARGPGETKLEMDRRRIRRRITALRKQVRRISQQRRGQRRARSESLLPVGAIVGYTNAGKSTLLNALSGADIYADDRLFATLDPTVRRVECDGMTVLLADTVGFIRNLPHQLIAAFHATLEEVVEAHFLIHVVDAASEMIEEHHAAVLRTLAELGAVDRDRLVVLNKADLVADRTMLENIARRYDPAVIISATTGEGLGDLRTALADLARRQMLEVEALLPHDRGDLLALAYDHGEVRSVEHRPEGVMVSARVPPDVAARLEDHATEPETPPDHGEAEWFADNEEQE, from the coding sequence ATGAGGGCACAGCGGCTGCCCGAAGCGGCACGGCCCGAACCGCAGCGAGCGATGCTGGCGGCGCTGGAGATGCCGGGCCGAGATTGGGAGGAATCGCTTGCGGAGTTAGCGCTGCTCGCGGAGTCGGCGGGCGCAGAGGTGGTGGGCGCGATCACGCAGCGGCGCGACACGCCGGATCCGGCGACGTTTCTCGGCAAAGGCAAGGCCGAGGAAGTGCGCGATGAGGCGGCGGGGGAGCGCGCTGACATTGTCGTGGTGGACGATGAGCTGCGCCCCGTGCAGCAGCGCAACCTGGAACAGATCATCCGCCTCCCGGTTCTCGACCGCACCGCGATCATCCTCGACATCTTCGCGCGGCGCGCGCGGTCCAACGAGGGCAAGATCCAGGTCGAGCTGGCGCAGTACACGTACCTGCTGCCGCGCCTCACCGGGCGCGGGACGATGCTGTCCCGCCTCGGCGGCGGCAGGGGCGTAGCCAGCGGGGCCGGCGCGGGCATCGGGGCGCGCGGCCCGGGCGAAACCAAGCTGGAGATGGACCGTCGGCGCATCCGGCGGCGCATCACCGCGCTGCGCAAGCAGGTGCGCCGCATCTCCCAGCAGCGCCGGGGGCAGCGCCGCGCCCGCAGTGAATCGCTGCTGCCGGTCGGCGCGATCGTGGGCTATACCAACGCTGGCAAGTCAACCTTGCTCAACGCGCTGAGCGGGGCCGACATCTACGCCGACGATCGCCTCTTCGCCACCCTCGATCCGACGGTGCGTCGCGTCGAGTGCGACGGCATGACCGTATTGCTCGCAGACACGGTAGGATTCATCCGCAACCTGCCGCACCAACTGATCGCCGCCTTCCACGCGACGCTGGAGGAGGTCGTCGAAGCGCACTTCCTGATACACGTCGTGGACGCCGCGAGCGAAATGATCGAGGAACACCACGCGGCAGTGCTGCGAACGCTGGCCGAACTCGGAGCGGTGGACCGGGATCGCCTAGTGGTGCTCAACAAAGCCGATCTCGTGGCCGACCGCACCATGCTGGAGAACATCGCGCGGCGCTACGATCCCGCGGTTATCATCTCAGCGACCACTGGGGAGGGCCTTGGGGATCTCCGCACCGCGCTCGCGGATCTCGCGCGCCGTCAGATGCTGGAGGTCGAGGCGTTGCTGCCTCACGATCGCGGCGACCTGCTGGCGCTCGCCTATGACCACGGCGAGGTACGGTCGGTTGAACATCGCCCGGAAGGCGTGATGGTGAGCGCTCGCGTTCCGCCCGATGTGGCGGCTCGGCTCGAGGATCACGCGACCGAACCGGAAACGCCGCCTGACCACGGCGAGGCCGAGTGGTTCGCGGACAACGAAGAGCAGGAATAG